From the Peromyscus eremicus unplaced genomic scaffold, PerEre_H2_v1 PerEre#2#unplaced_269, whole genome shotgun sequence genome, one window contains:
- the LOC131901737 gene encoding STAM-binding protein-like isoform X4 codes for MTIQVIFSHLGSQTIRAVQILKDLSLLELQRRLFMEKLRKGPNKCLSARIRSKINKTINNIFEKFESLKFTLRRNHTKEYEGYLDKMKRKEEEAKNKGFGKHRKYHRRNSRDFPKFNSLLQRLMSRGKVGPSLTPTSTKSEEPSGGSTPVKQTVVCGPQEAIEEITPTPSADTPGETKVAKSPVPNSKGLRPVILPKDLWDRFLLSAKNNTKKGVETCGVLCGTLEKEEYHISHVIIPVQKGKSNYCCMENEEDLLFVQEELGLLTLGWIHTHPTQTAFLSSVDLHTHFCYQKMLPESIAVVCAPKYKQVGIFTLTSYGLKVIEFCPKRGFHSHNQDSALFCDCSHVTIQNSLVTVTDLR; via the exons atgactaTACAG GTGATATTCTCACACCTTGGCTCACAGACCATCAGAGCTGTCCAGATATTAAAGGACCTTTCATTGCTGGAGCTCCAAAGAAG ACTCTTTATGGAGAAACTCAGAAAAGGCCCGAATAAGTGTCTTTCAGCTCGAATAAGATCCAAAATCAACAAG actataaataacatttttgaaaaatttgaGAGCCTTAAATTCACACTCCGAAGAAATCATACTAAGGAGTATGAAGGCTACCTAGATAAG atgaaaagaaaagaggaagaggcaaAAAACAAGGGGTTCGGGAAGCATAGAAAATATCATAGACGAAACTCCCGAGACTTCCCCAAATTCAACTCTCTTCTACAAAGACTTATGAGTCGTGGAAAGGTGGGCCCCAGCCTGACACCAACATCTACAAAGTCTGAAGAGCCTTCAGGAGGAAGCACACCTGTGAAACAAACAGTGGTGTGTGGCCCACAGGAAGCCATCGAGGAGATAACCCCCACCCCTTCAGCAGACACTCCTGGGGAGACTAAGGTGGCGAAAAGCCCAG TTCCGAACTCCAAAGGCCTCCGCCCTGTGATCCTTCCAAAAGACTTATGGGATAGGTTCCTGCTTTCTGcgaaaaacaacaccaaaaaaggAGTGGAAACATGCGGAGTCTTATGTGGTACCCTG gaaaaggaagaatacCACATCAGTCATGTTATAATCCCTGTGCAGAAGGGAAAGTCTAATTACTGTTGTATGGAGAACGAGGAGGATCTCCTTTTTGTTCAAGAAGAGCTGGGGCTTCTCACCTTAGGTTGGATTCAT ACCCATCCAACCCAGACAGCCTTCTTGTCGAGTGTGGATTTACACACTCATTTTTGTTACCAGAAGATGCTCCCAGAATCCATTGCAGTGGTGTGTGCACCCAAGTATAAACA AGTCGGAATTTTTACATTAACATCTTATGGATTAAAAGTAATAGAATTCTGTCCCAAGAGAGGATTTCATTCTCATAAtcaggactcagctctcttctgt GACTGCAGTCACGTCACCATCCAAAACAGCCTGGTGACTGTCACAGATTTGCGATGA
- the LOC131901737 gene encoding STAM-binding protein-like isoform X1 produces MVLPIYLGDILTPWLTDHQSCPDIKGPFIAGAPKKIRSTIRRHNNATLLTQEQFQLLSSLENIYINNNIPWKSYLELKTYQIKAEVLLNQGLTEEALVMYHKFSTLFMEKLRKGPNKCLSARIRSKINKTINNIFEKFESLKFTLRRNHTKEYEGYLDKMKRKEEEAKNKGFGKHRKYHRRNSRDFPKFNSLLQRLMSRGKVGPSLTPTSTKSEEPSGGSTPVKQTVVCGPQEAIEEITPTPSADTPGETKVAKSPVPNSKGLRPVILPKDLWDRFLLSAKNNTKKGVETCGVLCGTLEKEEYHISHVIIPVQKGKSNYCCMENEEDLLFVQEELGLLTLGWIHTHPTQTAFLSSVDLHTHFCYQKMLPESIAVVCAPKYKQVGIFTLTSYGLKVIEFCPKRGFHSHNQDSALFCDCSHVTIQNSLVTVTDLR; encoded by the exons atggtacttcctatttacttag GTGATATTCTCACACCTTGGCTCACAGACCATCAGAGCTGTCCAGATATTAAAGGACCTTTCATTGCTGGAGCTCCAAAGAAG aTCAGGAGCACCATTCGCAGACATAACAATGCCACTCTTCTGACCCAAGAGCAGTTCCAACTTTTAAGCTCTCTGGAGAATATTTACATCAATAATAACATTCCCTGGAAATCTTACCTTGAACTGAAGACCTATCAGATAAAAGCAGAAGTCCTGCTAAATCAAGGCCTCACAGAGGAAGCTCTTGTGATGTATCACAAATTTTCAAC ACTCTTTATGGAGAAACTCAGAAAAGGCCCGAATAAGTGTCTTTCAGCTCGAATAAGATCCAAAATCAACAAG actataaataacatttttgaaaaatttgaGAGCCTTAAATTCACACTCCGAAGAAATCATACTAAGGAGTATGAAGGCTACCTAGATAAG atgaaaagaaaagaggaagaggcaaAAAACAAGGGGTTCGGGAAGCATAGAAAATATCATAGACGAAACTCCCGAGACTTCCCCAAATTCAACTCTCTTCTACAAAGACTTATGAGTCGTGGAAAGGTGGGCCCCAGCCTGACACCAACATCTACAAAGTCTGAAGAGCCTTCAGGAGGAAGCACACCTGTGAAACAAACAGTGGTGTGTGGCCCACAGGAAGCCATCGAGGAGATAACCCCCACCCCTTCAGCAGACACTCCTGGGGAGACTAAGGTGGCGAAAAGCCCAG TTCCGAACTCCAAAGGCCTCCGCCCTGTGATCCTTCCAAAAGACTTATGGGATAGGTTCCTGCTTTCTGcgaaaaacaacaccaaaaaaggAGTGGAAACATGCGGAGTCTTATGTGGTACCCTG gaaaaggaagaatacCACATCAGTCATGTTATAATCCCTGTGCAGAAGGGAAAGTCTAATTACTGTTGTATGGAGAACGAGGAGGATCTCCTTTTTGTTCAAGAAGAGCTGGGGCTTCTCACCTTAGGTTGGATTCAT ACCCATCCAACCCAGACAGCCTTCTTGTCGAGTGTGGATTTACACACTCATTTTTGTTACCAGAAGATGCTCCCAGAATCCATTGCAGTGGTGTGTGCACCCAAGTATAAACA AGTCGGAATTTTTACATTAACATCTTATGGATTAAAAGTAATAGAATTCTGTCCCAAGAGAGGATTTCATTCTCATAAtcaggactcagctctcttctgt GACTGCAGTCACGTCACCATCCAAAACAGCCTGGTGACTGTCACAGATTTGCGATGA
- the LOC131901737 gene encoding STAM-binding protein-like isoform X2, with protein sequence MSGDILTPWLTDHQSCPDIKGPFIAGAPKKIRSTIRRHNNATLLTQEQFQLLSSLENIYINNNIPWKSYLELKTYQIKAEVLLNQGLTEEALVMYHKFSTLFMEKLRKGPNKCLSARIRSKINKTINNIFEKFESLKFTLRRNHTKEYEGYLDKMKRKEEEAKNKGFGKHRKYHRRNSRDFPKFNSLLQRLMSRGKVGPSLTPTSTKSEEPSGGSTPVKQTVVCGPQEAIEEITPTPSADTPGETKVAKSPVPNSKGLRPVILPKDLWDRFLLSAKNNTKKGVETCGVLCGTLEKEEYHISHVIIPVQKGKSNYCCMENEEDLLFVQEELGLLTLGWIHTHPTQTAFLSSVDLHTHFCYQKMLPESIAVVCAPKYKQVGIFTLTSYGLKVIEFCPKRGFHSHNQDSALFCDCSHVTIQNSLVTVTDLR encoded by the exons ATGTcag GTGATATTCTCACACCTTGGCTCACAGACCATCAGAGCTGTCCAGATATTAAAGGACCTTTCATTGCTGGAGCTCCAAAGAAG aTCAGGAGCACCATTCGCAGACATAACAATGCCACTCTTCTGACCCAAGAGCAGTTCCAACTTTTAAGCTCTCTGGAGAATATTTACATCAATAATAACATTCCCTGGAAATCTTACCTTGAACTGAAGACCTATCAGATAAAAGCAGAAGTCCTGCTAAATCAAGGCCTCACAGAGGAAGCTCTTGTGATGTATCACAAATTTTCAAC ACTCTTTATGGAGAAACTCAGAAAAGGCCCGAATAAGTGTCTTTCAGCTCGAATAAGATCCAAAATCAACAAG actataaataacatttttgaaaaatttgaGAGCCTTAAATTCACACTCCGAAGAAATCATACTAAGGAGTATGAAGGCTACCTAGATAAG atgaaaagaaaagaggaagaggcaaAAAACAAGGGGTTCGGGAAGCATAGAAAATATCATAGACGAAACTCCCGAGACTTCCCCAAATTCAACTCTCTTCTACAAAGACTTATGAGTCGTGGAAAGGTGGGCCCCAGCCTGACACCAACATCTACAAAGTCTGAAGAGCCTTCAGGAGGAAGCACACCTGTGAAACAAACAGTGGTGTGTGGCCCACAGGAAGCCATCGAGGAGATAACCCCCACCCCTTCAGCAGACACTCCTGGGGAGACTAAGGTGGCGAAAAGCCCAG TTCCGAACTCCAAAGGCCTCCGCCCTGTGATCCTTCCAAAAGACTTATGGGATAGGTTCCTGCTTTCTGcgaaaaacaacaccaaaaaaggAGTGGAAACATGCGGAGTCTTATGTGGTACCCTG gaaaaggaagaatacCACATCAGTCATGTTATAATCCCTGTGCAGAAGGGAAAGTCTAATTACTGTTGTATGGAGAACGAGGAGGATCTCCTTTTTGTTCAAGAAGAGCTGGGGCTTCTCACCTTAGGTTGGATTCAT ACCCATCCAACCCAGACAGCCTTCTTGTCGAGTGTGGATTTACACACTCATTTTTGTTACCAGAAGATGCTCCCAGAATCCATTGCAGTGGTGTGTGCACCCAAGTATAAACA AGTCGGAATTTTTACATTAACATCTTATGGATTAAAAGTAATAGAATTCTGTCCCAAGAGAGGATTTCATTCTCATAAtcaggactcagctctcttctgt GACTGCAGTCACGTCACCATCCAAAACAGCCTGGTGACTGTCACAGATTTGCGATGA
- the LOC131901737 gene encoding STAM-binding protein-like isoform X3: MSGDILTPWLTDHQSCPDIKGPFIAGAPKKIRSTIRRHNNATLLTQEQFQLLSSLENIYINNNIPWKSYLELKTYQIKAEVLLNQGLTEEALVMYHKFSTLFMEKLRKGPNKCLSARIRSKINKTINNIFEKFESLKFTLRRNHTKEYEGYLDKMKRKEEEAKNKGFGKHRKYHRRNSRDFPKFNSLLQRLMSRGKVGPSLTPTSTKSEEPSGGSTPVKQTVVCGPQEAIEEITPTPSADTPGETKVAKSPVPNSKGLRPVILPKDLWDRFLLSAKNNTKKGVETCGVLCGTLEKEEYHISHVIIPVQKGKSNYCCMENEEDLLFVQEELGLLTLGWIHTHPTQTAFLSSVDLHTHFCYQKMLPESIAVVCAPKYKQVGIFTLTSYGLKVIEFCPKRGFHSHNQDSALFCDCSHVTIQNSLVTVTDLR; the protein is encoded by the exons ATGTCTG GTGATATTCTCACACCTTGGCTCACAGACCATCAGAGCTGTCCAGATATTAAAGGACCTTTCATTGCTGGAGCTCCAAAGAAG aTCAGGAGCACCATTCGCAGACATAACAATGCCACTCTTCTGACCCAAGAGCAGTTCCAACTTTTAAGCTCTCTGGAGAATATTTACATCAATAATAACATTCCCTGGAAATCTTACCTTGAACTGAAGACCTATCAGATAAAAGCAGAAGTCCTGCTAAATCAAGGCCTCACAGAGGAAGCTCTTGTGATGTATCACAAATTTTCAAC ACTCTTTATGGAGAAACTCAGAAAAGGCCCGAATAAGTGTCTTTCAGCTCGAATAAGATCCAAAATCAACAAG actataaataacatttttgaaaaatttgaGAGCCTTAAATTCACACTCCGAAGAAATCATACTAAGGAGTATGAAGGCTACCTAGATAAG atgaaaagaaaagaggaagaggcaaAAAACAAGGGGTTCGGGAAGCATAGAAAATATCATAGACGAAACTCCCGAGACTTCCCCAAATTCAACTCTCTTCTACAAAGACTTATGAGTCGTGGAAAGGTGGGCCCCAGCCTGACACCAACATCTACAAAGTCTGAAGAGCCTTCAGGAGGAAGCACACCTGTGAAACAAACAGTGGTGTGTGGCCCACAGGAAGCCATCGAGGAGATAACCCCCACCCCTTCAGCAGACACTCCTGGGGAGACTAAGGTGGCGAAAAGCCCAG TTCCGAACTCCAAAGGCCTCCGCCCTGTGATCCTTCCAAAAGACTTATGGGATAGGTTCCTGCTTTCTGcgaaaaacaacaccaaaaaaggAGTGGAAACATGCGGAGTCTTATGTGGTACCCTG gaaaaggaagaatacCACATCAGTCATGTTATAATCCCTGTGCAGAAGGGAAAGTCTAATTACTGTTGTATGGAGAACGAGGAGGATCTCCTTTTTGTTCAAGAAGAGCTGGGGCTTCTCACCTTAGGTTGGATTCAT ACCCATCCAACCCAGACAGCCTTCTTGTCGAGTGTGGATTTACACACTCATTTTTGTTACCAGAAGATGCTCCCAGAATCCATTGCAGTGGTGTGTGCACCCAAGTATAAACA AGTCGGAATTTTTACATTAACATCTTATGGATTAAAAGTAATAGAATTCTGTCCCAAGAGAGGATTTCATTCTCATAAtcaggactcagctctcttctgt GACTGCAGTCACGTCACCATCCAAAACAGCCTGGTGACTGTCACAGATTTGCGATGA